The genomic DNA GCTGACCGCCTCCGAGCTGCTCGACGAAGCGCCCGAAGGCGCGCTCAGGATCTTCGCCGGCAAGTCGGCGGGGCGGCACTGCCTCGAGCAGTCGGCCATCAACGCCATCCTG from Candidatus Methylomirabilota bacterium includes the following:
- a CDS encoding SAM-dependent methyltransferase, with the translated sequence MSSGRVVLVGAGPGDPELITLRGLRWLRRADVVVYDQLTASELLDEAPEGALRIFAGKSAGRHCLEQSAINAIL